A single window of bacterium DNA harbors:
- a CDS encoding transglycosylase SLT domain-containing protein, producing MGRRGTDEAKCRRAFAVSVGARSRAGVLLACGLGVLAPALAAGQAPVSAEEANAAFERFEQARIAAFEGDEAERYRAAIAELDTAAADLRQIEAAVVAAVQEERAAVWGEPTTDERFVWVEYSEDERERRQIDFAREALVFESLDGGIEGEALRRRVRAALVESIDEAVARDPIAQGIETQAAATLATGAPLESGALASTPILWPVLTGDARVEESALEAVVGLLVARAQTRQVEIGAETMQQVEIPLDPATVLAQLERLERGDFAAPMPGFTPQEIPRPKPSDLEPEPAPALPRAEAPSVRPPPVPQRFPSRARVYLDLVDRYARARRLDPALVFAIIETESAFNPLARSSAPAYGLMQIVPRSAGLDASAVLYGRPRLLAPSYLFDAERNIRIGAIYLDIVLNRYLAGIRDPRSRLYCAIAAYNTGAGNVFRAFTGRTRPKAAFREINALSPEDVYRRLVWQLPYAETRRYLTNVVQRMDKYRR from the coding sequence GTGGGCCGACGAGGTACGGACGAGGCGAAGTGCCGACGTGCCTTCGCCGTTTCGGTCGGCGCCCGCAGCCGCGCGGGTGTGCTGCTCGCGTGCGGCCTCGGTGTGCTGGCGCCGGCACTGGCGGCCGGGCAGGCGCCCGTTTCGGCCGAGGAAGCGAACGCCGCCTTCGAGCGCTTCGAGCAGGCGCGCATCGCCGCCTTCGAAGGCGACGAGGCCGAGCGCTACCGAGCGGCGATCGCCGAGCTCGACACCGCCGCGGCCGACCTGCGGCAGATCGAGGCCGCGGTCGTCGCCGCCGTCCAGGAAGAGCGCGCCGCAGTCTGGGGGGAGCCGACCACCGACGAACGCTTCGTCTGGGTCGAGTACAGCGAGGACGAGCGGGAGCGACGGCAGATCGACTTCGCGCGGGAGGCGCTGGTCTTCGAGTCCCTCGACGGCGGGATCGAGGGCGAGGCGCTGCGCCGGCGCGTGCGCGCTGCGCTCGTGGAGAGCATCGACGAAGCCGTCGCTCGCGATCCGATTGCCCAGGGGATCGAGACGCAGGCCGCCGCCACCCTTGCAACCGGGGCGCCTCTCGAATCCGGTGCCCTTGCCTCGACGCCGATCCTCTGGCCGGTCCTCACGGGCGACGCACGGGTCGAGGAGAGCGCCCTCGAAGCGGTCGTCGGCCTGTTGGTGGCGCGGGCGCAGACCCGGCAGGTGGAGATCGGCGCGGAGACGATGCAGCAGGTCGAGATCCCGCTCGATCCGGCGACCGTCCTCGCTCAGCTCGAGCGACTCGAGCGCGGCGACTTCGCGGCGCCGATGCCGGGATTCACGCCGCAGGAGATCCCGCGGCCGAAGCCCTCGGATCTGGAGCCGGAGCCCGCACCCGCGCTCCCTCGCGCAGAGGCGCCCTCGGTCCGTCCGCCGCCCGTGCCGCAGCGCTTCCCGTCGCGCGCGCGGGTCTACCTCGACCTCGTGGATCGCTACGCACGGGCGCGGCGCCTCGATCCGGCGCTCGTCTTCGCGATCATCGAGACCGAGTCGGCCTTCAATCCGCTCGCTCGCTCCTCCGCGCCGGCCTACGGACTGATGCAGATCGTGCCGCGGAGCGCCGGTCTCGACGCGAGCGCGGTGCTCTACGGACGACCGCGACTGCTCGCGCCGTCGTATCTCTTCGATGCGGAGCGCAACATCCGGATCGGCGCGATCTATCTCGACATCGTGCTGAATCGCTACCTGGCCGGCATCCGCGATCCGCGCAGCCGGCTCTACTGCGCGATCGCCGCGTACAACACGGGCGCGGGGAACGTCTTTCGGGCCTTCACGGGGAGAACGCGCCCGAAGGCCGCCTTCCGGGAGATCAACGCGCTCTCTCCCGAAGACGTCTACCGCCGGCTCGTCTGGCAGCTGCCCTATGCGGAGACCCGTCGCTATCTGACCAACGTCGTCCAGCGCATGGACAAGTATCGGCGCTAG
- a CDS encoding NAD(P)/FAD-dependent oxidoreductase, whose protein sequence is MPATSPAQPLRVAVIGAGPSGLTAGRELLRAGFERFTIFDKADAAGGTWHQHSYPGLACDVKAAAYTFSDGPNPEWSATFVEQKEIEAYLQRMADEFGLAPHMTLDTEITSCRYQPDGTWHLDTAGGDLHEFDVVINAMGNQHTPLFPEVPGIDTFAGPSWHSTEWNHEVPLEGKRVVLVGSAAAAVQIVPEIAKVAGHLTVLQRTPNWILPRGSKPYSDLSRSLLELAPLRKLHRWFHHKIMHLSTGAFIVGDKIQARVEKMGLDHIEKSVADPTLREQVTPKSRFGCKRPLMSDFYYPALQRDDVRLVPHAAREVVPEGVVTTEGETLEADVVIYCTGYKVMDFERIDVIGTGGASLAKRMEEAPEAYVGSAVPGFPNYFFALGPNALIASTSFFDAAEINLKAIVRLLGEKQKAGARAIDVTPEAHERYNAWVVEARSVFSWGVDSCNSYYRTPSGHTPFLFPGDIDTFCRQRDEMTLADFQVV, encoded by the coding sequence ATGCCCGCCACGTCCCCTGCCCAGCCCCTCCGCGTCGCCGTGATCGGCGCGGGCCCCTCCGGACTGACGGCCGGGCGCGAGCTCCTCCGTGCGGGGTTCGAGCGCTTCACGATCTTCGACAAGGCCGACGCGGCCGGCGGGACCTGGCATCAGCACTCGTACCCGGGGCTCGCCTGCGACGTGAAGGCCGCTGCGTACACCTTCTCCGACGGCCCCAACCCGGAGTGGAGCGCCACCTTCGTCGAACAGAAGGAGATCGAGGCCTACCTCCAGCGCATGGCGGACGAGTTCGGCCTCGCCCCCCACATGACCCTCGACACCGAGATCACGAGCTGTCGCTACCAGCCCGACGGCACCTGGCACCTCGACACCGCCGGCGGCGACCTGCACGAATTCGACGTCGTGATCAACGCGATGGGCAATCAGCACACGCCGCTCTTTCCCGAGGTGCCGGGCATCGACACCTTCGCGGGTCCGTCCTGGCACTCGACCGAGTGGAACCACGAGGTCCCCCTCGAAGGCAAGCGGGTCGTACTGGTCGGCTCCGCCGCAGCGGCGGTCCAGATCGTGCCGGAGATCGCGAAGGTCGCCGGGCATCTGACCGTCCTCCAGCGCACGCCCAACTGGATCCTTCCCCGCGGAAGCAAGCCCTACTCGGATCTCAGCCGGTCGCTCCTGGAGCTCGCCCCGCTGCGGAAGCTCCACCGCTGGTTCCACCACAAGATCATGCACCTCTCGACCGGCGCGTTCATCGTCGGCGACAAGATCCAGGCGCGAGTCGAGAAGATGGGCCTCGACCACATCGAGAAGAGCGTCGCAGACCCGACCCTCCGCGAACAGGTGACGCCGAAGTCGCGCTTCGGGTGCAAGCGCCCGCTGATGTCCGACTTCTACTATCCCGCGCTCCAGCGGGACGACGTCCGTCTGGTCCCGCATGCCGCGCGAGAGGTCGTGCCCGAAGGCGTCGTCACGACCGAGGGGGAGACGCTCGAAGCCGACGTCGTGATCTATTGCACGGGCTACAAGGTGATGGACTTCGAGCGCATCGACGTGATCGGCACGGGCGGCGCCTCGCTCGCCAAGCGGATGGAGGAGGCGCCGGAGGCCTATGTCGGCAGCGCCGTGCCGGGCTTCCCGAACTACTTCTTCGCGCTCGGCCCGAATGCGCTGATCGCCTCGACCTCGTTCTTCGATGCCGCCGAGATCAACCTGAAGGCGATCGTCCGGCTGCTCGGCGAGAAGCAGAAGGCCGGCGCACGGGCGATCGACGTCACGCCCGAGGCACACGAGCGCTACAACGCGTGGGTCGTCGAGGCGCGATCGGTCTTCTCCTGGGGCGTCGACTCCTGCAACAGCTACTACCGCACCCCCTCCGGCCACACGCCCTTCCTCTTCCCCGGCGACATCGACACCTTCTGCCGTCAGCGCGACGAGATGACCCTGGCCGACTTCCAGGTGGTCTGA
- a CDS encoding DsbA family protein, with protein MASEQPLEFQLYWSFRSPYSYLILRRLIEFVEAHDVVCDVRPVYPIAVRTPEFFEKVNPLWPPYLLRDTTRIAEMEGIPYRWPRPDPIVQDIATRKIAAEQPTIRRLTRLGIAACERGRGLLFIDRVSRTIWDGSVAGWNEGDHLAKAASAAGLDLAELDAAIEAERERHEAAIEANQDALDAAGHWGVPTMVFEGEPFFGQDRLDLLIWRMGQRGLRLR; from the coding sequence ATGGCCTCCGAACAGCCGCTCGAGTTCCAGCTCTACTGGTCCTTCCGCAGTCCCTATTCGTACCTGATCCTGCGTCGACTGATCGAGTTCGTCGAGGCCCACGACGTCGTCTGCGACGTGCGGCCCGTCTATCCGATCGCCGTCCGCACGCCGGAGTTCTTCGAGAAAGTGAACCCGCTCTGGCCGCCCTATCTCCTGCGGGACACCACGCGAATCGCCGAGATGGAGGGCATCCCCTACCGCTGGCCGCGCCCGGATCCGATCGTCCAGGACATCGCGACCCGAAAGATCGCGGCCGAACAGCCCACCATCCGTCGCCTCACCCGCCTCGGGATCGCCGCGTGCGAGCGCGGCCGCGGCCTCCTCTTCATCGACCGGGTCAGCCGGACGATCTGGGACGGCAGCGTCGCCGGCTGGAACGAAGGCGACCACCTCGCGAAGGCGGCGAGCGCCGCGGGACTCGACCTCGCGGAGCTCGACGCAGCGATCGAAGCCGAGCGCGAGCGCCACGAGGCGGCCATCGAGGCCAACCAGGACGCCCTCGACGCGGCCGGCCACTGGGGCGTGCCGACGATGGTCTTCGAGGGTGAGCCCTTCTTCGGACAGGATCGGCTCGACCTGCTGATCTGGCGGATGGGGCAGCGCGGCCTCCGGCTCCGCTAG
- a CDS encoding prenyltransferase, which translates to MPDVAMWGRALTEMPRIDKQEWDGLDLVSRWLIATRSAVIVMTFTSSAFAGVLAYKAGLFDAILFVLVTAGLCLAHATNNLVNDLTDHWKGVDQGNYFRTQYGPQTVEDGFLTVRQLITYASITGGIALAIGFYLVFVSDRGDITLALLASGLFFVLFYTWPLKYIGMGEPAVLLVWGPLMVGGSYFVITGDWSNEVAIASLAYALGPTAVLFGKHTDKLAFDEGKKIRTLPVILGESLSRKVTVGLLLAQYPVVVYLVWTGFFHPVMLVTLLSAFSLGRVFQVFKYPRPEHPPKAFPEGVWPLYFVGIAFWFTRRYGAFFLVGLVLDVALS; encoded by the coding sequence ATGCCGGACGTTGCGATGTGGGGGCGGGCGCTGACGGAGATGCCCCGGATCGACAAGCAGGAGTGGGACGGGCTCGACCTCGTCTCGCGGTGGCTGATCGCGACCCGTTCGGCGGTGATCGTGATGACCTTCACGTCCTCCGCCTTCGCCGGTGTGCTGGCGTACAAGGCGGGGCTCTTCGATGCCATCCTCTTCGTGCTCGTGACGGCGGGGCTCTGCCTCGCGCACGCGACGAACAACCTGGTGAACGACCTGACCGACCACTGGAAGGGCGTCGACCAGGGGAACTACTTCCGGACCCAGTACGGTCCACAAACCGTCGAGGACGGCTTCCTGACCGTCCGGCAGCTGATCACCTACGCGTCGATCACCGGCGGGATCGCGCTCGCGATCGGCTTCTACCTCGTGTTCGTCTCCGATCGCGGGGACATCACCCTCGCGCTCCTTGCGAGCGGGCTCTTCTTCGTCCTCTTCTACACCTGGCCGCTCAAGTACATCGGAATGGGCGAGCCGGCGGTGCTCCTCGTCTGGGGCCCGCTCATGGTCGGCGGCAGCTACTTCGTGATCACCGGCGACTGGAGCAACGAGGTCGCGATCGCGAGTCTCGCCTACGCCCTCGGCCCGACGGCGGTCCTCTTCGGGAAGCACACGGACAAGCTCGCCTTCGACGAGGGCAAGAAGATCCGGACGCTGCCCGTGATCCTCGGGGAGTCGCTCTCGCGCAAGGTGACGGTGGGGCTCCTGCTCGCGCAGTACCCGGTCGTCGTGTACCTGGTCTGGACCGGGTTCTTCCACCCGGTCATGCTGGTGACGCTGCTCTCGGCGTTCTCGCTCGGGCGCGTCTTCCAGGTCTTCAAGTACCCGCGCCCGGAACACCCGCCGAAGGCGTTTCCGGAAGGCGTGTGGCCCCTCTACTTCGTGGGGATCGCCTTCTGGTTCACCCGCCGCTATGGCGCGTTCTTCCTGGTCGGGCTCGTGCTGGACGTGGCGCTGTCGTAG
- a CDS encoding pyrroloquinoline quinone-dependent dehydrogenase, producing MTGTDFDRAIRRLALACVLAFALALATPGGAGAEEAGSAGWPTYGGDPGGTRYSPLTEISASNVEDLEVAWTYHTGDVAGVRPGAEKTAFQATPILQGDTLYFCSPLSRIFALDAETGEERWVYDAKPRLESDMTLTCRGVAYWSAGEPEGVCSARVFMGTLDNGLVAVDAATGAPCADFGEAGRVDLDRGLGEIEPGETYMTSPPTVIGDVVVTGAMVRDNRRIDAPGGVIRGFDVRSGALRWAFDPVPPGVAPLPPIDGEPRFHRGTPNAWSILSADPERGLVFVPFGNPSPDFAGGHRNGFDYYGSSTVALDAATGKPVWRFQSVHRDLWDYDVASQPTLLDVEKGGRAIPAVAQPTKMGHLFLLDRETGEPIFPVEERPVPQTDVPGETTSPTQPFPTFPKALHPHRLEPDDAFGFTPWDRGACREQIETLRNEGIFTPPSLGGSIQYPGVAGGANWGSLAHDPERRVVVLNQNFVAQVHRLVPRETGVRAEEADLHMGISEMAGTPYLIDQSVLVSPFGVPCIPMPWGVLMAVSLESGEKLWEVPFGTTRDMIPFFPIGFDFGLPSMGGPMVTKSGLVFIGAAMDAYLRAYSTLTGELLWQDRLPAGGQATPMTYRVRPGGRQFVVIAAGGHGTLGTVPGDAVVAYSLPVDD from the coding sequence ATGACGGGGACCGACTTCGATCGCGCGATCCGTCGGCTCGCCCTCGCTTGCGTCCTCGCCTTCGCCCTCGCGCTCGCGACGCCGGGCGGCGCCGGCGCCGAGGAGGCCGGATCGGCGGGCTGGCCGACCTACGGCGGGGATCCCGGTGGGACGCGCTACTCGCCCCTGACCGAGATCTCCGCTTCGAACGTCGAAGACCTCGAGGTCGCGTGGACCTATCACACGGGCGACGTCGCGGGCGTCCGGCCGGGCGCGGAGAAGACGGCCTTCCAGGCGACGCCGATCCTCCAAGGGGACACACTCTACTTCTGCTCGCCGCTCTCACGGATCTTCGCCCTCGACGCCGAGACCGGAGAGGAGCGCTGGGTCTACGACGCGAAGCCCCGTCTCGAGAGCGACATGACGCTCACCTGTCGCGGCGTCGCGTACTGGTCGGCCGGCGAGCCGGAAGGCGTCTGCTCGGCGCGGGTGTTCATGGGGACCCTCGACAACGGGCTCGTCGCCGTCGATGCCGCGACCGGCGCACCCTGCGCCGATTTCGGTGAAGCCGGTCGCGTCGACCTCGATCGGGGACTCGGCGAGATCGAGCCCGGGGAGACCTACATGACGTCGCCGCCGACGGTGATCGGCGACGTGGTGGTGACCGGCGCGATGGTCCGGGACAATCGGCGGATCGATGCGCCGGGCGGGGTGATCCGGGGCTTCGACGTGCGGTCCGGTGCGCTTCGCTGGGCCTTCGATCCCGTGCCGCCGGGCGTGGCGCCGCTGCCGCCGATCGACGGGGAGCCGCGCTTCCATCGCGGCACGCCCAACGCCTGGTCGATCCTCTCTGCGGATCCGGAGCGGGGTCTCGTCTTCGTCCCCTTCGGCAACCCGAGCCCCGACTTCGCCGGGGGGCACCGGAACGGCTTCGACTACTACGGCAGCTCGACGGTCGCCCTCGACGCCGCGACCGGGAAGCCCGTGTGGCGTTTCCAGAGCGTTCACCGCGACCTCTGGGACTACGACGTGGCTTCGCAGCCGACGCTCCTCGACGTCGAGAAGGGGGGGCGGGCGATTCCCGCCGTCGCCCAGCCGACGAAGATGGGGCATCTCTTCCTGCTCGATCGCGAGACCGGCGAGCCGATCTTCCCCGTCGAGGAGCGACCCGTCCCCCAGACGGACGTCCCGGGCGAGACGACGTCGCCGACCCAGCCCTTTCCGACCTTCCCGAAGGCGCTCCATCCCCATCGGCTCGAGCCGGACGACGCCTTCGGGTTCACGCCCTGGGACCGCGGGGCCTGCCGGGAGCAGATCGAGACTCTGCGCAACGAAGGCATCTTCACGCCGCCGAGCCTGGGCGGGTCGATCCAGTACCCCGGCGTCGCGGGGGGCGCGAACTGGGGAAGCCTGGCCCACGACCCCGAACGTCGCGTCGTCGTGCTCAACCAGAACTTCGTCGCGCAGGTCCACCGGCTGGTTCCGCGCGAGACCGGCGTGCGCGCCGAAGAAGCCGATCTCCACATGGGGATCAGCGAGATGGCGGGGACGCCGTATCTGATCGATCAGTCGGTGCTCGTCTCGCCCTTCGGCGTGCCGTGCATCCCGATGCCCTGGGGCGTATTGATGGCGGTCTCCCTCGAGAGCGGGGAGAAGCTCTGGGAGGTGCCGTTCGGGACGACCCGCGACATGATCCCGTTCTTTCCGATCGGCTTCGACTTCGGCCTGCCGAGCATGGGCGGGCCGATGGTCACGAAGAGCGGCCTCGTCTTCATCGGCGCCGCGATGGACGCGTATCTGCGGGCCTACTCGACCCTGACCGGCGAGCTGCTCTGGCAGGATCGACTCCCGGCGGGCGGGCAGGCGACGCCCATGACCTATCGCGTGCGGCCGGGCGGACGGCAATTCGTCGTGATCGCCGCGGGCGGCCACGGCACGCTCGGCACCGTTCCCGGCGACGCGGTCGTCGCCTATTCCCTTCCCGTCGACGACTGA
- a CDS encoding carboxypeptidase regulatory-like domain-containing protein, which yields MAILVGFALPANADRFFGTITSEADGRPIAGAMVSFVHGDPGHAITVFSDDVGRYVSPELDHPDDYAVRVRRIGWDDHLREDVGPSRLESLDFSLTRTVDPVDVAYQLPANVWYDRVLARIDDPKERAELKQQCTYCHQQGNWATRRERTHEEWEKLIRLMGTRGGMISRSLREKLPGVLIEAYEHDRAVSELVPPDFDPHTYALPSPEARRAVIEEWPLGGRGSNQHDVMMHPDGRLYSVDGPQDQLHRLDLSGPVPERRSWIVPHGDLPLGGVFASSSREEAADNKYVGPHSLQTAPDGSIWITLASGNQLARFDPASETFEIHEVADGIYPHTLRFDQRGRIWYTMAATNHVGMFDPATNEQTHVRLPARNFTQAMLLRLTPFFLRLGRIIDIRGAAADGDGIKMPVPYGIDIAPDGGVWFSQLNEHKIGRIDPETLEYEMVATPFETPRRLRFDSKGGLWIPSFSQSLIAHFDLESRAFRTWDLPIEPLGTETPYALAVEPGTDVVWICGTNSDTMIRFDPESEAFTVYPLPTRVTYTREVDFDTEGRIWTSNSNGPTWQIEEGVPKVVRIDPDGAPTPAESGFFSDAAALGSVPLAVRADASAR from the coding sequence TTGGCGATCCTGGTGGGATTCGCGCTTCCGGCGAACGCCGACCGTTTCTTCGGCACGATCACCTCCGAAGCGGACGGGCGCCCGATCGCGGGGGCGATGGTGAGCTTCGTGCACGGCGATCCCGGCCACGCGATCACCGTCTTCAGCGACGACGTCGGGCGCTACGTCTCTCCTGAGCTCGACCACCCGGACGACTATGCCGTTCGCGTACGTCGGATCGGTTGGGACGACCATCTCCGCGAAGACGTCGGGCCGAGCAGACTCGAGTCCCTCGACTTCTCGCTCACGCGCACCGTCGATCCCGTCGACGTCGCCTATCAGCTCCCAGCCAACGTCTGGTACGACCGCGTGCTCGCGCGGATCGACGATCCGAAGGAACGCGCCGAGCTGAAGCAGCAGTGCACCTACTGCCACCAGCAGGGCAACTGGGCCACGCGACGGGAGCGGACCCACGAGGAGTGGGAGAAGCTGATCCGGCTGATGGGCACGCGCGGGGGGATGATCAGTCGTTCGCTGCGGGAGAAGCTCCCGGGCGTCCTGATCGAAGCCTACGAGCACGACCGCGCCGTCTCGGAGCTCGTGCCTCCGGACTTCGATCCGCACACCTACGCGCTCCCGAGCCCGGAAGCGCGGCGGGCCGTGATCGAGGAGTGGCCCCTCGGCGGGCGCGGCTCGAACCAGCACGACGTGATGATGCACCCGGACGGTCGCCTCTACTCGGTGGACGGGCCCCAGGACCAGCTCCACCGCCTCGATCTCTCGGGACCGGTCCCCGAACGCCGGAGCTGGATCGTGCCCCACGGTGATCTGCCCCTCGGTGGTGTCTTCGCGAGCAGCTCGCGCGAGGAGGCAGCGGACAACAAGTACGTCGGTCCCCACTCGCTCCAGACCGCCCCCGACGGCTCGATCTGGATCACGCTCGCGAGCGGCAATCAGCTCGCGCGCTTCGATCCCGCGAGCGAGACCTTCGAGATCCACGAGGTCGCCGACGGGATCTATCCGCACACGCTCCGCTTCGATCAGCGAGGGCGCATCTGGTACACGATGGCCGCGACCAATCACGTCGGGATGTTCGACCCCGCAACGAACGAGCAGACCCACGTCCGGCTGCCCGCGCGCAACTTCACCCAGGCGATGCTCCTGCGCCTCACGCCGTTCTTCCTGCGCCTCGGCCGGATCATCGACATCCGCGGCGCGGCCGCCGACGGCGACGGGATCAAGATGCCGGTGCCCTACGGGATCGACATCGCGCCCGACGGGGGCGTCTGGTTCAGCCAGCTGAACGAGCACAAGATCGGTCGGATCGACCCCGAGACCCTCGAGTACGAGATGGTCGCGACGCCCTTCGAGACTCCGCGGCGTCTGCGTTTCGATTCGAAGGGCGGGCTCTGGATCCCGAGCTTCTCCCAGAGTCTGATCGCGCACTTCGACCTCGAGAGCCGCGCGTTCCGGACCTGGGACCTGCCGATCGAGCCGCTGGGGACCGAGACCCCGTATGCCCTCGCGGTCGAGCCGGGGACCGACGTCGTGTGGATCTGCGGCACGAACAGCGACACGATGATCCGCTTCGATCCGGAGAGCGAGGCGTTCACGGTCTACCCGCTGCCGACGCGCGTGACCTATACGCGGGAGGTCGACTTCGACACCGAGGGGCGGATCTGGACCTCCAACTCGAACGGGCCGACCTGGCAGATCGAGGAGGGCGTGCCGAAAGTCGTGCGGATCGATCCCGACGGCGCGCCGACGCCCGCCGAGAGTGGATTCTTCTCGGACGCGGCCGCGCTGGGCTCGGTTCCGCTCGCGGTTCGGGCGGACGCGTCGGCGCGATGA
- a CDS encoding phytanoyl-CoA dioxygenase family protein, whose translation MSVDCRTRLMKSVRPLGLEEILDEVLPEALATHGDLAARGATYRALAPLGFRVGARSFTLRPQRGRLVVEPGLEHAGVIAELEEAALSDLLQDYQSTMGLAMTARVKVAVGTVDDWVAWEMVLRALMDGRRVYETGDVTFVDGDGRPLDLDRIFTLEDDREEMAHFLRQAGFLHVRGVFEPDEMDAVGRDIDHFIARATPDDGDSWWAEDAEGRAQAVRVLEFYDKSEALRDLVHSDRYRWLGELTGDGHEYRRSAEGLVKPLGIVKGLSDLPWHKDCGQGRHSLMCNALTCGISVTGADRVSGALGVLPGSHRANVKVPGVDPIMDMSPRMLETKTGDVTVHCSDTLHRAHPPTERARKVVYSGFRLPLLPGDVAIDEPRYGREARAELTDVQDRIAAAGRGGREVIA comes from the coding sequence ATGTCCGTCGACTGCCGAACCCGCCTGATGAAGTCCGTCCGCCCCCTCGGTCTCGAGGAGATCCTCGACGAGGTGCTCCCCGAAGCGCTTGCGACCCACGGCGATCTCGCAGCCCGGGGCGCGACCTATCGGGCGCTCGCTCCGCTGGGCTTCCGGGTCGGCGCACGATCCTTCACGCTCCGTCCGCAGCGGGGGCGCCTCGTCGTCGAGCCCGGGCTGGAGCACGCCGGCGTGATCGCGGAGCTCGAGGAGGCCGCGCTCTCGGATCTCCTGCAGGACTATCAGTCGACGATGGGCCTCGCGATGACCGCGCGGGTGAAGGTCGCCGTCGGCACCGTCGACGACTGGGTCGCCTGGGAGATGGTCCTGCGGGCGCTGATGGACGGGCGACGCGTCTACGAGACGGGCGACGTGACCTTCGTCGACGGCGACGGCCGTCCCCTCGATCTCGACCGGATCTTCACCCTCGAGGACGACCGTGAGGAGATGGCCCACTTTCTCCGCCAGGCGGGCTTCCTCCACGTGCGCGGCGTCTTCGAGCCGGACGAGATGGACGCGGTGGGTCGCGACATCGACCACTTCATCGCGCGGGCCACGCCCGACGACGGCGACTCCTGGTGGGCGGAAGACGCGGAGGGGCGGGCCCAGGCCGTGCGGGTCCTCGAGTTCTACGACAAGTCCGAAGCCCTGCGCGATCTCGTCCACAGCGATCGCTACCGATGGCTCGGCGAGCTGACCGGCGACGGGCACGAGTATCGGCGCTCCGCCGAGGGGCTGGTCAAGCCGCTCGGGATCGTGAAGGGGCTCTCGGACCTGCCCTGGCACAAGGACTGCGGTCAGGGACGGCATTCGCTCATGTGCAACGCGCTTACCTGCGGCATCTCGGTCACCGGCGCCGACCGCGTGAGCGGCGCGCTCGGTGTCCTGCCCGGCTCCCACCGCGCGAACGTGAAGGTCCCGGGCGTCGATCCGATCATGGACATGTCGCCGCGGATGCTCGAGACGAAGACGGGCGACGTGACGGTCCACTGCAGCGACACGCTCCACCGCGCCCATCCGCCGACCGAACGAGCGCGCAAGGTCGTCTACTCGGGCTTCCGCCTGCCGCTGCTCCCCGGCGACGTCGCGATCGACGAGCCGCGCTACGGAAGGGAGGCCCGCGCCGAGCTGACCGACGTCCAGGACCGGATCGCGGCGGCGGGGCGGGGCGGCCGCGAGGTGATCGCCTAG
- a CDS encoding TetR/AcrR family transcriptional regulator: MPRAALSQDQVDEFRDALCAAATRLFAEHGYEGVTMRALAKDLGCSPMTPYRYFENKAEIFETVRHAAADRFADAIDGAVERHARHRERLIAMTHAYVGFALEEPDAYRIIFELDRSRRPTAVTVEETRSWFIMKAAITEAIEAGVLQGDPNVVAHLLWSGVHGIVALHLAGMLSLGLDLESLVDAFIAREVERQSAGNGAAAVTDRSISSAPEAAPND; the protein is encoded by the coding sequence ATGCCGCGAGCCGCCCTCTCCCAGGATCAGGTCGACGAGTTCCGCGACGCGCTCTGCGCCGCAGCGACCCGGCTCTTCGCCGAGCACGGCTACGAGGGCGTGACGATGCGGGCGTTGGCGAAGGATCTCGGGTGCAGCCCGATGACGCCCTACCGCTACTTCGAGAACAAGGCGGAGATCTTCGAGACGGTCCGTCACGCGGCGGCGGACCGCTTCGCGGATGCGATCGACGGCGCCGTCGAGCGCCACGCTCGCCACCGCGAACGTCTGATCGCGATGACCCACGCCTACGTGGGCTTCGCCCTCGAGGAGCCCGACGCCTACCGGATCATCTTCGAGCTCGACCGGAGCCGTCGGCCGACGGCGGTGACCGTCGAGGAGACCCGCTCCTGGTTCATCATGAAGGCCGCGATCACCGAGGCGATCGAAGCGGGCGTCCTGCAGGGCGACCCGAACGTCGTAGCCCACCTCCTCTGGAGCGGCGTCCACGGGATCGTCGCCCTCCACCTCGCCGGCATGCTGAGCCTCGGCCTCGACCTCGAATCCCTCGTGGATGCGTTCATCGCCCGCGAGGTCGAGCGCCAGAGCGCCGGAAACGGTGCCGCCGCCGTCACGGATCGATCGATTTCCAGCGCGCCGGAAGCGGCGCCGAACGACTGA